The sequence taaaccttagaatagtttgacaaacgaatttgaagtgttcaaatttggtttttggagcaaagcattaaatatatacgatatatttaacttaatgtttaattgtgaattaaacataaagagaaataaaataggAGAtgtttaaatatcaagattatgaatcgggattcatattgattgggattagtatttgatttaatattaaattagattgattaaattttttaattaattatttaatattaatttattttaaaattaattattataattaatcttgaaattaaatgaaattggtcaaaattgcaatgAACGTCAagttgttgacttttgactttcaaagtcaaaaagtcaaatttgttgactttggactttgagagtcaaactttgaccattgaccaagttagtggaaagatccaatatTTGTGAGAAGAAAATGCCAACTTTTGcattgctaagtgttgtcttcatttgaagaccattaaatcccactttgagttattagattttttagtatcaaattttcatcaaactcaaagttgcatgttttgtaTGTAATGACATTTAAAAGAAAGagattcttgattttttttttttttttttgtcatagtggaaattgatgagattatgtgataatctcattacaattttctctaaaaaacttaacattttcctctccaggttagtcactcactggattCCAACATCCCGTTCTAAGGTTGGAGAATAATCGGGAAGACTATCGTGGTGATCTACGAActgttcgtgaggagattggagctaattAGGAGAATCTTTGGGACTGTAAAGTTTgtatttcttcttcccttcctatttatttttaattgctTGCTTATCCTTTGTGATTAACCTAATTATagtactttagatccgtttTTCTTCCACTACGAATATGTTTGTTCCATCACATTGTATATGTAATCTACTGAAATTtcagtccaagtgggagtttgttgggttgtatgtcctgaaacttgtggtttgtaaacatttaaacatattctgtttgcaataaagatgttatttattcagtaaaaatgttattgaatgtgtaaattgcacttattaaatctaaattcaataaattaagaACCCCTGGCTATAgaatgaatacttgaactttatgtggagacataaaagtggatcaagttcaagtagtagtcaaaacggtctatagtataggataaggctggataccttatcttggggatactatggatgcgactcactttgtaattgttaaaatagttataaagtgttacaaacgatatgatcctaaatcgttcatgtggagacatgcgagtgggagcatcctttgtaatgagtttgcataagactagaccacaaaatagtcacttttactttacaaTGCCATTTATTGAtgagactgactattttaattcgatgatctaggtaactcgatcttaatcctgagctactatgaacttctgtttatttgggattatcctttaatctgcatgggtgagagtgactcaatATCGCAAACTCAATAAcgtcccattttaggggtaagaccaggtagatagctggggacatagtcctgcgagacgaaattcactcatactCGATTCTACAgttagtagatagattgttatcttaagtattgactccaggtcttgaataaggggtccCCCCTCTCTaaggcccgagagggactcaatttAGTGGTTGGATgaaaaaccaattgttcattagaggattagtgggacttaaagagAAAGATGTTATTttagaggtaaaatggtaattttgacccaactataattacgaacgatttgtgaaggatcgacttactaatcatgattaaatcaagtggacaaagaTATATCTACTGTGAGAAGAATGCAGCTattgagctttagtggagtgtcccagtggttaacgaatgttggttaattggaTTAATGAGATTAGTTGGTTTATCTCGGATTGtttgagctcatgatctatataTTCATTaagtccccttgctagctcatatcAAACTAAACCTTGGAACAatatgttgagagaatttgaaacgttcaaattcggaTTAgggaattataattaattatatgtgatataattaacgtttaattatcgaattaaacaaattggagggttgtaaatatttaaatttgatttaaatattacatacatgaatagggattcatgttccGAAtatgtgttttattaatttaatatttgatattaaattaatttaattaattaaaattaaaaattggatttatgaaattcattttttaaatcaaattccctttttaaattgattttcaaaaatcaatttaaaaagggaaaatttgAAATAGTGAGAAAATCTCACATTTTTCATTATCTATTACACCTAATCCATCTTGTTAGTGCTTTGATTGGTGCCATTATGTGATTAAATTCATTTGCATGtaattcatctataaatagatgatttttaatttgattaaaactGCATGCAAAAAATCAGAATTTAGAAGAAATTTGTTCTTTCTCAATTTTTCACCAAACTCTCTccaattcttcaaatttttctcaaatctctTCTCAATTTGGGTCCAACAATCCATTTCAAAACTGGAGAATAGCAGGGAAGGCTCTTATGGTAGTCCACATTGAGTTCGTCTTCATATTCCTTGGAGAATTTGGAGCAACTAAGAATTCTACAAAAGTCGTGTTCATGAAACCctaaattctttattttttacctTGCATACCTTatatctaaaattaatgaaattagattGCTTATGATCCAAATTGTTTCTGCATGCTAATTGTTAACACCTATAGTATGCATTCTCATTTTCATTATAGaacataactcttatattataaagtaataaaaataaacacacATCTATCATCCAACtacataatataacaattacaatatagtatgatgcacggtatgttattaatgcatgcaatcatataatatatcatttatattaaatatgatgcatgaatatgcttaaatTATCATGtaaccatataatataatacttatattaaaaaaCGATTAATTCTGTTTCTTTTGTATATGTtaggataaatttaaatttgttaacTCATGAAGTTGCAAAGAGAGCTAGATGTTATAACTCTCGGGTATTTGGTGTAATAGTTTCCCAAATTGGGTGATCTCGCTTGTTATGAACGATATAAATGTTTCTATATGCTCTTGAgattaaatgaaatattattttttttgaaaaaagatatatctatattaaataaataacttaagTCCTCATTTGGTGactaatttgtttttaaaattaaatctcattcacatttcttaccataatttatattttttaagtataatgattgaatttttagtcaaattctaaaaataaaaataactttttgaaaaatattatttttaattcgtAAAAATTTGAGTCAAAGAAGTTTGAAGATGGAagataaacttaatttaaaaaaacaaaaacaaaaattaccaatggggcttataaaataaatcatcTATTCCGCCGTCTCCTATTTTTGAATCCAGCCGCACAAGAAAGGTTTTCAATCCTCACTCCTGCGGCAGCTAATCTCTCACATCTTTGATTTCTTTAttctcttcatcttcacatttgtcattttttttttctctccttctcTTGTCTCACTCAGTACTGCAATCTCCTCATGCTCCAAGCTTCCAGCTCCTGACGATGCGACTGAGAGTAGACTGGGGTAGATGCTAGCCATGGCGCAGGGCCTCATCCCGAGGGCGCAAACGGGAACAAACCACTCATTCTTCCTCTTATCTTTCAAACCCAAATTCCCATTACCGAGATGCAAATTTCCCTTCATGCTACCGCctcttcgtcttcttcctcttcctcgcTGTTTCTGCAGGTATTCTTCTTTGCAAGAACCAATCGACCTGTGCAAGTACAGGGAAGCTTTTTCCAAGCGCATGGATATGGCTGGACTCAAACCCCACCACCGTATAGGTCAGGTTTCTTTCTGCTGTTATAATGTCTAGTTCGAAATTATGCTGCAGAAGAAGCGTTGTTTGTAACTTGTTTCTAGAATTTTGTTTCACAACATACAAGCTGGCGTGTTGAATTTATCTGACCCTCAtgcaattttctttatttaaattcCAAATAGGACTAGGTTCTCTCCAAAAGTAACCGAGAACTGAAGTGGCAAATGATAATGCTATCTTCCAATTTCAAACTGACATCATTAACGTTTATTCTTTGCTTCTTTTCAGCTCTGGGAGTCAGTGGAGGCCCCGATAGCATGGCTCTTTGTGTTCTTACGGCGGTCTGGAAAATGGATGGCCTGACTGCCACCGGTAGAAGTAGTACTTTTATCGATGGACTCCTGGCAATAGTCGTGGATCACGGTCTTCGTGCTGAGAGCAGAGACGAGGCAAAAGTTGTCAGCAATCGAATTACTCAATTGGGTACGACTCTGCGCGTGTATAATCTGTACGATTGCTTAGTTATGATAAAATCAGTTCAATGAAGTTTCCGATAGAAATGTTTAGCTTATATATTACTTCTGTAGGTATCAGATGCGAGATTGCGTCTTGCGATTGGCTAAACGGTAAACCAAAGCAGGGTCACTTGCAAGAAGCAGCTCGTGATATGAGGTGGTTTGCATTCTtcaaaatatgcttaatttctgCTGTGAAGATTACTGTTCATGGCTTTGCTTTTAATATTTGCTAACTTTTTAATGCCTGCTTGCTGCCATATTGATTAACTAATTTGTGATTTTAATTCGTTTTCTTTGACGTCAGATACCAAATGTTGCAGAAAGTTTGTGTCCAACATCAGATTGGAGTGATACTTGTTGCACATCACGCAGATGACCAGGTTTAATTCTCTGATATCAAGCATGCATTTTCAGTTTAAGCTCTGGTCTTATTAGTTGTCCAAAGTTGTCCCATttcccaaatcttatatttcCATGTTTGCTATAGTTTGTATTGTAACTTCACTCTTTAGGGCTATTATAAACTGAATTAGTCACAATGCTGGAAGCTTGTTACAGATGCTAGAAATGTAGTGATTGCTGAGACACAATGCAGGCTGAGTTATTCATTCTGAGGTTGTCTCGCAGTAGTGGTGTGCTTGGACTTGCGGGAATGCCTTTCACTTCTCAGATTTTCTCCTCACATACATATTCTTACAGTGAAGTTTCCAAGAATTATGGCGTTCTTCTTGTGAGACCACTAATGGATTTTTCTAAAGATGACATGTACAAGGTTCAAAGTTTAAATCACATAAAAGTGTCTATTAAGAGGGTGCTTTCATTCATTTGGCAATGACTACATGTAATGTTATTCTGTCTGCACTTTGCAGATATGTCAAGGTGCTAATCAAGATTGGGTTGAAGACCCAACAAATCGAAGTTCCTTGTTTGCTCGAAATAGAATTCGAATGTCATTGGGAGATTTGTCATCTGGTGAGTTGCTAAAAAGTTAATATTTATGAGGTGATCTAAATGCATCTTGTTGTCATTATTGATATTACTATCCAAATACAAAAGGATTTCACTAATCCATAGTACTAGAAGGAAGATAAGATATTCTTCTAAGCGAGAGTAAAAGGATTTAGAAAAAGATTTCATGAAAATGCTCTACCCTCTCTCTCCTCCTCTTCCTCCTCTCTCCCCCTTATCGACATGCAACAATGACCATTTTTCCCAACCATCTCACCGGCGCCAAATACAACAATGCTGATCACCGTGGCTCAACCACCATACAATTCCATGTCGATCGAGAAGAAGTTTTCAAGAACAAGCAATCTATCACTTCATCTACCAATTCTTTACCTTCCACACCAGTCCATGTCGATTGAGAagaaagttttcataaacaagCAACCTATCACTTCATCTACCAATCCTTTACCTTCCACACCGAATCTCTTCATCTTTCATTCCAGGAACCAAAAATGCCACATCCATCATCCCATTACCATCTGATGCTAACTCCGAAACTTTTTTTCCAGTCCACTTATATCTCCTCAGCACCTTTCTCTTCCAGAGCCCATTGATGCTCCCTGGTACGATTTCATCCCTCCTCCGCCAGACTCGGATGCTTTTAACCCCATGTCTCACTTGGCTGCTCTGTCTCCATGGTTTCAAGATTGTGGTTTATGTATTATGGCCATCCCTGCtaggaaaacaaaaaataaatactcGGGAAAACAGAGAAAAGGGATCAGGAAAGCGTGGATTCTTAAATGCTCTATATCTTATGACAAAAAAGCAAAAGTGTTGCTTAGAGATGGGTCAACTCTTTGATGATGATTTTATCTGGGAATGTTCGTGGCTTGGGTTCTTGGAAGAAGAGAgctgttataaaaaaaaaatatgattcaaaGTACAACCCATCGATTGATATTCTTTAAGAGCCTAAGAGCAAGGTTATCGACCTCATCTTCATCAAATCTCTTTGGAGCTCTAGAGGCATTGAATGGACATCATTAGATGCCAGCCGTTCATTTGGAGGGATCCTCATCATGTGGAATGCATCATCTTTCACAGCATCCACAATCACTCAAGGTGCATTCTCTTTTACTGTCCTTTTATCTTTCGCTGATGGCTACAGCTTCTGGGTTTCGGGCATCTATGGAACGTCCTACGACTATGATAAACAGAGCTTTATTCATGGACATTTTTATCTCTACTGCCTCGTTGATGATATTTGGGGTTTGGGAGGAGATTTCAATATCATTTGCTAGCCAAACAAAAATTCTACTGGTTGTCGCCCCACTACTGATATGGTCAGTTTTAACTCCTTTATTGATCACTGTGAACTCACTGACATGCCTCTCTCCAATGGAAGGTTCACTTGGACTGACTTTCGCATTCCTCCTACTCACACAAGAATTGACAGATTTCTTTGCACGGATAATATCCTCGATAAATTTAAAGATGCTTCCATGAAAAGCCTCTGACCATCATCCCTTGCtactaaattttggaaaacaaagaTGGGGCCAACCCCTTTCAAGTTTGAGAATATGTGGTTAGATCATGAAAGTCTTCTGTCGTTTATTGAACAttggtggaaaaaaaaaatccactcaTGGGTTGGCCGGGCTACAGTTTCATTcagaaattaaaaggaaaagttGTTCTTCGAGCATGGAACCATCGGACATTTGGGTTCATTCAAACCCAGAAAGCATCATTATTGAAAGATCTTTATGTTATTGATATGGAAGCTGAGGAAATCTCTCCCTCATGGTGTTACCTCAGCTAGATTAACATTAAAACCTTGAACCATAGTTTCTTCCATGGTCCTTTTGCAAAGGTCATTTGGGATGAGATTTTCAGCGCATTCAAATGGCATATTGTGCCCCCTCTCGCCACCTTGGATTGGATTAGGTTGATTATTATGGAACATCCTTTCAAAGACCACAAAGCACTGATTTGGCCAAACATCATATGTGCGATTTTTTCTAGGATTTGGGAGGAAAAAAGTGATCAGATCTTCAACAATAGTTTGAATCTCCAAAGGAAATCCTTGAATCATCCACCTTTAATGCTTTTTTTAACGTCAACACTTAGTTGcaaattggaaaatgattttgtAATCTCATTGTATGGGCTCTTTTATATGTCTTTTggattattattttctttcatcaATGAATttatttcttataaaaaaaccCTTTGGGGGCCATTTGTTTCGCGGGCATCCTAGATTCCCATGGAGTGGGCATCTGGATTACTGTGTTTGTTTGTGAGATGTCTCGGCATTTGAAGATTCTCGGGCATCGAATGGAAGGCATCTGGAGAGTTTTGGATGCCCTCTTGAAACATGGATTTTCCGGATTCCCGAGTTGAGGATATCCCCATTTTACTTTTTTGtcattcctttttattttatttcacatgtatatattaatcttcatttgcattatataattaaaataaatattgtcaaccatgtatatcatataattgtagTTATATcataattcttattattttttagcaatatatttaaatttaaattattatttattttataaaaatattaaattatgatatattattttgttgagaaaaataacatataaaaataatataaatggtgttaattttaaaataaattcaaattgataaaaaacaaatatattatataagttcaaattatatcaaattaattataaagtaataaatagTCGTAAGGGTATTCTTGGaactttatataaatttaagacatttccGAGTAAAAATCGTACGAAacaaacacattttttaaaatattctcaAATATCTACAAAAACATTCCTATAAAACAAACATGGTAATCTAAAGATGTCGGATATCTATAAttcctaatatatataattccGAGCATCTAAGATTCCGGTTATCTACcttctcaaaaaataaatggccccaaaaatttatataaagaaGAAGATTTAGGTCATTCTAACTCCAATTAGAGGTAAAAAAACATCACGatgattttccatttttcaacCCATCTTAAAACTGACATTTTCTTTCTGACACAACGCCTGAATAACAGTTCAGCATAAATAGTCCATAAACACACTTGTTTTTCCCATAAACCATGGCCCATAAAAATTTGAAGCTGAAAGTCTTGAATATTAGAGTTATTAAGATTTATGATTCCTATAGATGGTTCCTCAATATACGAGATTTATGATTTCATCTCACCATTTTTTGAGTTTCAGGTACTCTCAACTCCGAGCTACATGCCATTATTTCTGCCTGTAGGAAAACACGCTTATTTGTTGATCAAGTCTGTTTAAGCCTGGCAAATTGGACTTTGACCATAACGGAGGTGGGTAGATTCTTTATGTTTGTGTGTATCAACTGATAGTTTCACATTCATTTTTTAGGGATCTATTCAGCAGTTCTCTCTCTTTgccctccatttttttttaatgtaatattATTGAGTTTTGATGGATGAGAATTTGGGTTTTCTTGTAGTTGGGATATGCCATTATTGATTTGGAGATTCTCAATCAATTGAAACCTCAAGATATTTGCCTGTCAAAGTTCGTGTCCTTAGTTTTGCAGGTAAaacattattaaatattttttaacgaCAACTGTTATCTTTTGGAGCAATTTACTAATTAACATTGATGCGAGTTCATCTAAAATTTTCAGTTCATCTCTCAAAGGCACAGGCCGGTTAGAGGTAACACTGCAAAACTGGTGTTAGACTACATTCAAACGGTTCCTTGCAAGGTAATAATATACAAGTCAATCCCTTTATTAAGAAACCAAATTGTTGTTGGCTCTGTGTCATAAAATGAACTATTCGGGTAAAATGAGTACTTTATGGCAAGAGTACATCTATCCGAACTTTCAGTATTGTTTGTTGAGGAACATTACAATAACTCGTAGATCCTTAAATTCAAAGAAATAACAATAGGCATCAACAAGCAGGCAGGCCCAATAATCAGTTTCTTCTCCCTTCTATACTTTATGGTTACATTTAGTATTcttattaaataccatgcacaTGAAGTTCAGAAGCAACCAGTGTAGATCTCTTGCACGTTTAAATGTAATGGGGTTGACCTGCTATGCACCAACAACCTTTTTCTCAAGTTTTCATCAATATTCAAGAGATGGATGTCTATGTGAAGCTATTCTTTGTGTTGATTCTTGGtgtaatttatttaattcttttttgtaATTCATTGATTTCTTCTATTCTTCGAAttcttattaattatatgtattaaaaaaaacatgcagACTTCACTGACAGCAGCTGGCTGCTACGTTTGTCCAGCTCCTGGGTCTAAGGGCACCAGGTGCGTAGTCTGTTGTTCAGTGGATTGCCCTTTGCCTTCCGAAATAGAAGTTTTCCATGCACCCTCTTATGAAGAAGAGAGGAACGGTGTTTCTGATGGGTTAGAACAAATCATTAATGATGGGAAATCATATTTAGAACATTTCATTCCTAAAGCTTCTGATGTACACTTCTTGGATGCAACGCCTGAATCTGTTCTAGATGAAGCAAAAAAGCTAAATATTATCAGTGAATCAACCTATAGGATCATTGTTTCACTGCAGATGCAAGAGACCAAGCTCTTCAAAGCAGAACCAAAAGTCACTCCTGGACATGAACCAAAACATGGTTCAAACTCTGTAAGAACTTCATCCGGTCGATTGCTTAAGCCAGGGCAAATATGTAACTATATGAACAGGTTCTTCATCACTTGGAAAATAAGAGATGAAATTGAAGACAATTCTACTTTTGAGGCAGCTAATCGTAATACATTTTGCAAGTCATGTGTGTTAGGTTGCAACATGGAGTTAGAGGTGCGGCACATGATCGAATCTGATTGGCTTTATCTTTCCAAGTTGTCTGAGTGCACAGTGGAGAATTTTCAAGACCAAAGAGATACTTTAGCCAATTTGGAGGAGCAGACCATGGAGAATACAAATAGATGTTTAAATTTTGCCAGATCGTCGGCTAGAGAAGCATCAGTGCTATTGAAATTGATTCCAGTTGCTGCAAGAAGAAGCCTTCCTGTTCTAGTCAATCAACAAGGGCTGCTTCTAAGTATTCCTGTACGTATACATTTTACAATTACAAAAGGAACTGGAAATTGCATGTTTAAAGGGATTGGATGTCTCCCATTCAATAGAATGGGATTGGATCCATTGC comes from Benincasa hispida cultivar B227 chromosome 2, ASM972705v1, whole genome shotgun sequence and encodes:
- the LOC120071467 gene encoding uncharacterized protein LOC120071467; amino-acid sequence: MLAMAQGLIPRAQTGTNHSFFLLSFKPKFPLPRCKFPFMLPPLRLLPLPRCFCRYSSLQEPIDLCKYREAFSKRMDMAGLKPHHRIALGVSGGPDSMALCVLTAVWKMDGLTATGRSSTFIDGLLAIVVDHGLRAESRDEAKVVSNRITQLGIRCEIASCDWLNGKPKQGHLQEAARDMRYQMLQKVCVQHQIGVILVAHHADDQAELFILRLSRSSGVLGLAGMPFTSQIFSSHTYSYSEVSKNYGVLLVRPLMDFSKDDMYKICQGANQDWVEDPTNRSSLFARNRIRMSLGDLSSGTLNSELHAIISACRKTRLFVDQVCLSLANWTLTITELGYAIIDLEILNQLKPQDICLSKFVSLVLQFISQRHRPVRGNTAKLVLDYIQTVPCKTSLTAAGCYVCPAPGSKGTRCVVCCSVDCPLPSEIEVFHAPSYEEERNGVSDGLEQIINDGKSYLEHFIPKASDVHFLDATPESVLDEAKKLNIISESTYRIIVSLQMQETKLFKAEPKVTPGHEPKHGSNSVRTSSGRLLKPGQICNYMNRFFITWKIRDEIEDNSTFEAANRNTFCKSCVLGCNMELEVRHMIESDWLYLSKLSECTVENFQDQRDTLANLEEQTMENTNRCLNFARSSAREASVLLKLIPVAARRSLPVLVNQQGLLLSIPSVRFSHCPWLMASAVFKPRVPFGGGHSSFM